The segment TCGGCGAGCCCCACGGTCGTGACGTTCGCCGACGCCCCGATCACCGTCCCGTTCCCGCCGAGGCATGCGCCCAGCGAGAGTGCCCACCAGAGGACGTCGGCGTTGGCCCCCATCCCCGGGATGAGGCGCGCGACGATGGGAATGGCGACGGCGACGAAGGGGATGTTGTCGATGAGCGCGGAGAGGGCGCCGCTGACCCAGCAGATGAGGAGCGCGGCGAACAGGAGCGTCCCCGAGGACGACAGCCCCATCACATGCGCCCCCGAGACCACGGTCCACTGCAGGGCACCCGCGAGCCGCTCGATGAGCCCGGTCTGTACCGCCGCCCCGACGACGATGAAGAGGAAGCCGAAGAACGACAGCGTCGGCCATTCGATGTCGTGCTCCGTCACGTGCAAGATGCCATGTGTACGCTCCTCCGCCGTGGGACGCGCCGATCGCATGTACAGCCGGTCCTGCACGGCGAGGGCGGCGGCGGCGCCGATCAGCGCGGGGACCGCGGGGGGCATCCCCGTGAGGTGGTGCGTGAGGAAGCCGGCCAGGATCCCGGCGCAGATGACGCCCAGCCACCGCGCCAGCGTCGGGTCGGCGAGCGGCGTGGGGAGCGAAGCCGCCCCCTCACCGACCGGCTGCGCGGCGCGCAGCGCATCGGCGTAGTAGCGCTTCGTGTACCACTCCAGCCACAGGATCATCAGGGCGCAGGGGAGCGTGAGGTCCTCGAGGAAGTCGAGGAACGACAGGTTGGCCCCCGATCCGATCATGATGTTCGGCGGATCGCCGATGAGCGTGGCGGTTCCCCCGATGTTGCTCGCCATGATCATGGGGAGCAGGTAGACCGCCGGGTCGAGTCGCAGGCGACGCGCCATCCCGAGGACCATCGGTGTCACGAAGATCACGGTCGTGACGTTGTCGAGGAACGCCGACAGCAATGCCGTGAACCACCCGATGAGGGCGAGCAGGACGTACGGGCGCGGGCCGGCGCGCTGCATCAGGTGGCCGACCCCCCATTCGAACACACCCGTGGACTTGAGCACGCCGACCACCGCCATCATCGAGGCCAGCAGGACGAGGACGTTGAAGTCCAGCGCCTGGGCGACGCCTTCGAAGGTGATCAGGCGATAGGGGGTGAAATAGGAGATGACGAAAAGGAGCGCCACGGCCCCCATGGCGACGAGCACGCGATGCGCGGCCTCGAGCGTCAACAGGATGAAGACACCGGCGATGATCGCCCCGACGATGGCCTGGGAGACGGGGTCGGTGGTCGAGGCCGCGGCGGCGTGACCCTCCTGGCCCAAGAGCGCGGTGAACGGGGCGAGCATCGCCCCGACGACGAGCAATCCCGATCGCATGCGTACCGTCCTGGGCCAGTGTGCGCCGATGATCCCCACATCTCCGTAGCCGGCCGTCCCGGCTGCATGGGGCCAGCGGCGGCGCGTCGGGCGACGCGCGGGACCATCCCCCACTGCAGCATGCGCTGCAGCGGCATGGGCGAGTGTGGCACCGGATCCCCGGTCCTGCAGTAGGAGCTTCCCCGTCTTTTCCCGGGATGGTGTCAGCAGGATTCCCGACAGACCAGCGTCGTGCCGGCCGCACTGCCGTGCGGGACGGCTCGCGAGCCGCCACGGGGCTGGCGACACGAACGGGGGCAGACGAGGGGAGAATCCCCGTCCGCCCCCGTGTGTCGTCGGCACCCTACAGCTGCTTGATCTCGGCGACCAGCTTGGTCAGGCTCGACTTCGCGTCGCCGAAGAGCATCGACGTCCGCGTGGCGTAGAACAGCTCGTTCTCGATCCCGGCGAACCCCGCGCCCATCGAGCGCTTGAGCACGATGCAGCTCTTCGCCTTGTCCACGTCGAGGATCGGCATCCCGAAGATCGGCGACGAGGGATCGGTGCGCGCCGCCGGGTTCACCACGTCGTTGGCGCCGATCACGATGGCGACGTCGCAGTTGTCGAATTCGGAGTTGATGTCCTCCATCGCGAACAGCTTGTCGTACGGGACGTTGGCTTCCGCCAGGAGGACGTTCATGTGCCCGGGCATGCGCCCCGCCACAGGGTGGATGGCGTACTTCACCGTCCCCCCCTTCTTCTCGATGAGCTCCCCGAGCTCGCGCACCGTGTGCTGCGCCTGCGCCACCGCCATGCCGTAGCCGGGGACGACGATCACCGACTGCGCGTAGGCCAGCTGGATCGCCGCGTCCTCGGAGGAGATCGACTTGACGGTGAGCCCGGCCGCGCTCTTCCCCGAGGCCGCCGTCGCGCCGCCGAAGGCGCCGAACAGGACGTTGGCCAGCGAGCGGTTCATCGCCTTGCACATGATCTGTGAGAGGATGATGCCGGACGAGCCGACCAGTGCCCCCGAGACGATGAGGACGTCGTTCTTGATCACGAATCCCGTCATCGCCCCGGCCAGCCCCGAGTACGAGTTCAGCAAGGAAATGACCACGGGCATGTCGGCCCCGCCGATGGGAATCGTCAGCAGGATCCCGAGGGCGAGGCTGAGGACGCAGACGGCGTAGAACGGCCAGAGCAGCGAGTCCGGCGTGTAGAGCTGGTAGGCGCTCAGCGCGACGATCGCCACGAAGACCAGGGCGTTGAAGCTCTTCTGGGCGGGGAAGGTGATCGGCTTACCCGTCATCACTTCCTGCAGCTTGGCCCAGGCGATCATCGAGCCGGTGAACGTCACCGCGCCGATGAGGAGCGAGAGCTGGATCGTGATCCCGGTGTCGAGCGGGATCTGCTCGCCGTGCAACTCGGACTTGAGGAACTCGGCGCCACCCACCAGGAGCGAGGCCGCGCCGCCGAAGCCATTGAGCAGCGCGACCATCTGCGGCATCGACGTCATCTTGACGGCGCGCGCCATCCACCACCCCAGCGCCGACCCTACCAGGAGCCCGCCCATCATCGCCGCCGGGGTGATGATCTCCAACTCGAGCACCGTCACCACGATGGCGATCAGCATCCCCACACCCGAGATCGCGTTCCCCCGGCGCGCGGTTGCCGGGCTTTGGAGCTTCTTGAGCCCGACGATGAACAGGACGGCGGCCACGAGGTACAGCAGCCGTACGATGGAGGCGGACATCACTTCGCATCCTCCTTCTTGAACATCTGGAGCATGCGGTCGGTGACCGCGTAGCCGCCTACCACGTTCATCATGGCGAAGGCGACCGCGAGGAAGCCGAGGACGGACGAGATCCACCCGAGTCCCGCCGATGCGACGATGACGGCGCCGACGACGGTGATGCCCGAGATGGCGTTGCCGCCCGACATGAGCGGTGTGTGCAGCGTGGGCGGCACGCGCCCGATCAGCTCCGCGCCGAGGTAGGTCGCCAGCACGAAGATGACGATCCCGGTGATCAGTGCATCAGTCATGGGAGAGGAGAAGACGAGAAGACGAGAAGACGAGAAGACGAGAACCCCGGGACGCCATCAGGCGCGGGCGTTCCCGTCGTGGGCGACACA is part of the Gemmatimonadetes bacterium SCN 70-22 genome and harbors:
- a CDS encoding NAD synthetase, encoding MSASIVRLLYLVAAVLFIVGLKKLQSPATARRGNAISGVGMLIAIVVTVLELEIITPAAMMGGLLVGSALGWWMARAVKMTSMPQMVALLNGFGGAASLLVGGAEFLKSELHGEQIPLDTGITIQLSLLIGAVTFTGSMIAWAKLQEVMTGKPITFPAQKSFNALVFVAIVALSAYQLYTPDSLLWPFYAVCVLSLALGILLTIPIGGADMPVVISLLNSYSGLAGAMTGFVIKNDVLIVSGALVGSSGIILSQIMCKAMNRSLANVLFGAFGGATAASGKSAAGLTVKSISSEDAAIQLAYAQSVIVVPGYGMAVAQAQHTVRELGELIEKKGGTVKYAIHPVAGRMPGHMNVLLAEANVPYDKLFAMEDINSEFDNCDVAIVIGANDVVNPAARTDPSSPIFGMPILDVDKAKSCIVLKRSMGAGFAGIENELFYATRTSMLFGDAKSSLTKLVAEIKQL
- a CDS encoding pyridine nucleotide transhydrogenase; the encoded protein is MTDALITGIVIFVLATYLGAELIGRVPPTLHTPLMSGGNAISGITVVGAVIVASAGLGWISSVLGFLAVAFAMMNVVGGYAVTDRMLQMFKKEDAK